From the Triticum urartu cultivar G1812 chromosome 4, Tu2.1, whole genome shotgun sequence genome, the window AGAATCTTAACACAGAAAGGACTATGTCTGTTGGAGAGAGTGCAGCATCTGGCGAGGTTGACGGTGAGGAGAATTGTTCCCTAAGTGTTGGCAATGCCCGAGACCCCGAGTTTATGATCGAAGAGGCAGATGACAAAGGTGCCACAGTTAATTCTAGTATGAAACTAATAGAAAATGTACAGAGTGTTGAAATAAGTGAAGATGCAGATGGGGAAAAGGGTTGTATTATGGATGATGCAAACGATGCTAGTGTTGCCAGCGAAGCTGAAACTGTCCATAGCATCGCAGGTGAGGAACTGGGAGATGATTCCGGTAAAAATGTGATAGGAGAAATAGAGAGCATGTCTGAGCAAAAAAATTCTGCTGGCAATAAAAATATGAACTGCCATGAGGCAGCTGAGACAAACAAATTGTATGAGAATGATGGGGCTAAATCCATTAACATGGTGGCTCGGAGAGAGGAGAGGTTGCAACCGTATGGGGGTTTATGTTTTGAATCTTATGAAGATCTGATTGAGGAATTGGAGAGGTCTTTATCATTAAGTGATGATGAGGAAGACTTTTTGGATGTAGCAGACAATAATGGGCTTAATGATGCTCTGCATAATCAAATTGGTAGCCGAAGGTTTTTGTCAGGGGGCAAAATGAATGATAGCCCTCGAAGTGATCCTCATGGTCGATTGATTGAAGAACTGGAGAGGTATTTCAGTGATCCAGAAGAACCGTTAGAACATCATATTGCGGTTGCAGACAAAGTCATTCAAGATAAAATTCATGTGAAGGAACATGATAAGGATCCTCAATTCCTGGTTAATGAAAGTGCAAATGCTTTCAGTGATGCAGATGAACTGTCAGAACATCATATTGGGGTTGCAGACACAGACACTCGAGAGAAAATTCATGTGAAGGAGCATGATAAGAATACACAATTCCTGGTTAATGAAAGTGCAAATGCATGTGAAGCTGATGGCAAATATGTACAATCTGAACAAAATTTTGAAAAGAATGAGCTAATAGCTTATGGCACTAAAGAATTGGAAGAGGGTTGGACTGGAGATGATAATAAGATCGTCTGTGTTCATGGGAATGAGCATTTCGTGCTTACAAACACAGACAGCCCAGACACAATTCATGAGAATGAGATTGATAGGGATGCGCAATACCTGGACACTGGAAGTGCAAAGCCATGTGAAGGAAGCATCTCTTCCTTTGGTGACGGACATCTCAAATCTGGACAAAGTTTCCAACAAAACGAGCTAACAACTGAAGGCCCTAAAGAGAAGGAAGATGGTTGTATTGAAGATGACAATAAGATCAACTGCTTTCATGCGAATGAGCATGCCGTGGTTGTAGATAAGGACGTTGCAGAAATAATTCATGAGAATGAGCATGATAAGGATCCACAGTACCTGGGGACTGAAACTGCATGTGAAGAGGACATCTCTTCATTCAATGACGAACATCTCAAATCTGGACAAATTTTTGATCAACATGAGGTAACTTCCAATGATGGCACTGAAGAACAGAAGCAGGGCCGTACGGAAGATGACAACACCACTCTATGTGTTCAAGCTGACAATCCAGTAGCTGATGCTGGGTTTTCAAGCTTGTCAAATGAGAGGATTCATTGCAACCCAACTAGCTTCACTAAGAAAAAAGAAGAGATATCATGCAGGTACAGAGATAGTCTACTTCGTCAAGGACTTTCTCTTGATTCTGAAGACTTCAGGTCAATCCAAAACTTTATTGAATCACAAATGGATGGGACCTCCAGTTCTCTCTCAAGTGGGTCACCTAGTCAAGGGGATTTGTCGATAAAAACATCAAGTAAGTTCAAGACTGTTGATCAACTTGAGCGCCTCAAGAAGATGGATGGTCTAAGAGATCAGCTAAATAGGCTTTCTAGCAACAAGGGCTTGGAGAAAAGGTATCAGAAGAAAGACCTGGAATACCAGCCACAACAACTGAATACCTATGATGTTGAGCAACAGTTTCGAAGTGTTGATACTGATTCCATCCCAAGTTCTTGTACTCTAGACTCCTATTATGGTCATGGAAAGCCACCAAGGTACCCCCCGCCAAATCCTTTCTCACCACCCCATTCATGTGCACACTGCCATTTTGGACATGTGCAAGCGCACATCCCGCACAACTTTGATGCTTGGGAGTTGAATTCATATTACCAATCCTCACAAGCTGGTAGCTCAATCCCTGACCACGATTCGCTCAAGTCAAGCTTCAAGGAACAGAAGCGTGTGGTGAGAAAGCATATTTTGCGGCCTTTGTCAGGTGCTTCACCATATACCGTCTGCAACAGCTGTTTCTTTT encodes:
- the LOC125551104 gene encoding uncharacterized protein LOC125551104; this encodes MSMEAQNLRFVRCPKCLQLLVEYPSIPVYQCGGCGTILRAKNRGAQVTQPDSVSDEQNNFPHSLEGSPQTSKSICSDELKVVSADMQPSENLVEGNISSVGKHAISGENLNTERTMSVGESAASGEVDGEENCSLSVGNARDPEFMIEEADDKGATVNSSMKLIENVQSVEISEDADGEKGCIMDDANDASVASEAETVHSIAGEELGDDSGKNVIGEIESMSEQKNSAGNKNMNCHEAAETNKLYENDGAKSINMVARREERLQPYGGLCFESYEDLIEELERSLSLSDDEEDFLDVADNNGLNDALHNQIGSRRFLSGGKMNDSPRSDPHGRLIEELERYFSDPEEPLEHHIAVADKVIQDKIHVKEHDKDPQFLVNESANAFSDADELSEHHIGVADTDTREKIHVKEHDKNTQFLVNESANACEADGKYVQSEQNFEKNELIAYGTKELEEGWTGDDNKIVCVHGNEHFVLTNTDSPDTIHENEIDRDAQYLDTGSAKPCEGSISSFGDGHLKSGQSFQQNELTTEGPKEKEDGCIEDDNKINCFHANEHAVVVDKDVAEIIHENEHDKDPQYLGTETACEEDISSFNDEHLKSGQIFDQHEVTSNDGTEEQKQGRTEDDNTTLCVQADNPVADAGFSSLSNERIHCNPTSFTKKKEEISCRYRDSLLRQGLSLDSEDFRSIQNFIESQMDGTSSSLSSGSPSQGDLSIKTSSKFKTVDQLERLKKMDGLRDQLNRLSSNKGLEKRYQKKDLEYQPQQLNTYDVEQQFRSVDTDSIPSSCTLDSYYGHGKPPRYPPPNPFSPPHSCAHCHFGHVQAHIPHNFDAWELNSYYQSSQAGSSIPDHDSLKSSFKEQKRVVRKHILRPLSGASPYTVCNSCFFLVQMPSDIYMSKRKIGKMQCGKCSKVIVLSVPAVNQANANASKELTQKLSKADNRKVARTESASYPVSVSEECGASFTRSLSTRAGPSLAATQSSKKVSDSALHLLMGYDSASQLLRHSRAFERRSRVFDDGYESFESMVPVSNRVARRKNM